The genomic segment GACCAGCTTATTATTACTTTAAAAAAGAAGATGAAACTGATTTGATTGATGTTATTGTTAGAGTAGCTATTGGAAAGCACCGTGAATGGATCCATAACAGAAATATTGATAAGTTTTAATTTCTTGTATTCTATTCAATTAATAGAAAATTAGTCTTATTCCTCAAAAATCAAGTTATTCTGCAATTTCTATTCAATTTTCTAATTATTGTATGGTTAAAATAGATATAAGTTTTATTTATTCCATATAAATTATTTATCAATATGTTAATATCTCAAAATACTTTGCAAATGCTCTCTAAAATTATATATAATATATCATAGGATACTATTCATATTGAATAACTAAAATAGTTTAAAAACGATTTTCCCTTATATATTATGATGATAAACTTAACTGAAAAAATTCGTCTTCAAATGAAAAGAATCATAAAAGTATTGATGGGTAATTAAATCATGACTCCTTGGAAACTATATAATACTCACTTATCAGCATGGTTTTTAATTAATATTATGGGAAAAAGAGTTTAAAGTGATAAAATTCAACTTTGGAATTTTTTCTAAGAAATATTAGCCATTTTTGAATAATATGTCTAATTGATTGGATATGGGTAACGATTAACTATGAGTAAAAATAACAAATGTGGAATATATTATATTCAGAATACTGTAACTAAACAATATTATATTGGTCAATCCAGAAATTTAAAGGTTAGAATGAAGGTACATTTTAATTCATTGAGAAAAAATAAGCATTTTAATAAACATTTGCAAAATAGTTTTAATAAATATGGAAAAGAAAAATTTGAAAGTGGAGTTTTAGAATATTGTGATAAATCTGAACTTGATGAATTGGAGATAAGATATATTGATTTATATGATGCCCGTGAAAATGGTTTTAATATTCGAGAGGGAGGGGTAGATGCTCCCATAATGGAAAGAATTAAAATAGATGATAAGTTATTAAAAAATTTATATTTATTGGAGTCTACTTCTGAAGATTTGGCATTAATGTTTGGATGCAGTTCAGGAACAATTAATAATAGATTAAAAGAGATATTCTCTGAAGAAGAATTGGATAATTTGAAGTATAAAAAGAGATATGATGGGAATGTTGCTCGTATAGATTTTAATGAAGATTTATTAGAAGAATTGTATCTAAAAGGATATTCATGTGTTGAAATTGGTGAAATTTATGATTGTGGCCATGCAGCTGTAGCTCGTCGTATGCAAAACATATTTGGTGAAGAATGGGATGCCCTAAAAAAAACAGGAAAAGAACCTGTTAAACAAGAATTAAGTGATAAAGCAAGGTATGAATTAAAAAGAATAGAGTTAAAAAAGGAATTGGATGATAGACAGTTAGAAGTAAATGAATTATATGAGCAGTATGGTTTAACAGATGAAATCTTGGATGAACAAGTTGAAATTAATACTTTAAGACATGAATATAACATAACAGATGAATCAAAAGTTATTTTCCATGGTTTTGTCCAATGAATCTAAAATTGACAGTGAATAAATTTAAAAAGATAACTATCATTTTATATGATATTTTTAGAAGGTTACAAAAGTATCTTCCAAATTTCGAGATTTTAATTATAAAAAAGATTATTAAAGAAAATTATGAAAATTAAGTTATAAAACATCATATCATGAGGTAAATCATGGATAAAAATAATTTAAAACTTGAAGAATTAAGACTTATTTTTGAAAGAGAAAACATTAGAAAACAAAATTTAGAAAATAAAGCTTCATATTTTCTAGTAGTGATTTCAATAATC from the uncultured Methanobrevibacter sp. genome contains:
- a CDS encoding GIY-YIG nuclease family protein, whose product is MSKNNKCGIYYIQNTVTKQYYIGQSRNLKVRMKVHFNSLRKNKHFNKHLQNSFNKYGKEKFESGVLEYCDKSELDELEIRYIDLYDARENGFNIREGGVDAPIMERIKIDDKLLKNLYLLESTSEDLALMFGCSSGTINNRLKEIFSEEELDNLKYKKRYDGNVARIDFNEDLLEELYLKGYSCVEIGEIYDCGHAAVARRMQNIFGEEWDALKKTGKEPVKQELSDKARYELKRIELKKELDDRQLEVNELYEQYGLTDEILDEQVEINTLRHEYNITDESKVIFHGFVQ